From the genome of Mya arenaria isolate MELC-2E11 chromosome 5, ASM2691426v1:
GTCTGATGTCAAAGAAACACTAAAAgtctaaatgaaatataaataagcggatctgatttattttaaatttagtttaGCTCCATCGAAGGGACTATGCACCctatgatgaaatagcggggaaaaagaaaattgtcgaatactgacataaacttggtttcgatgtgtacaatgcattgaaactaactaactgaagtaccacatagtttacaattaatttagttttctgatttttttcgTAGTTTTCCATTAAGAAAGActactaggtatgtatacctagtaaaATTCATTGTTATGCGTGATTGACTAGTCGATGATATCACGTGTTATTACCAAGTAAGGTATCtagcttaaatattcaaaatggtTAGAGTAAgacttcgtagcacagtggagaTAACACTGcattgcaattttggcgacactggtTCGAACACGGTCCTCGATTTTTTCTAAgcattttgtgtgtttttttttaattatgataccaaagagtaaaacattttatgaaataattgtcctgagattcattacagaaaaaaactttttttggtgccagtCTGCTGTATAGTCCCTTTCAAAAATCATATGTAAGCTAATTTGAATCACCCGTTTCCGATCTTGGGTAAAATGACCGTGTCAATGCGGTTACCCCACCTTTTACTGACCGTGTCAAGGCGTTTACCCCATCATttactgaccgtgccaaggcggtTACCCCACTATTAACTGCCCGTGCCAATGCGGTTACCCCACCATATACTGATCGTGCAATGGCGGTTACCCCACCATTTATTGACCTGCCAAGGCGGTTTTACCACTATTAACTGCCCGTGCCAATGCGGTTACCCCACCGTTTACTGACCGTGCCAATGCGGTTACCCCATCATTTACTGACCGTGTCAAGGCGATTACCCACCATAAACTGCCCGTTCCAATGCAGTAACCCCACCATTTACTGATCGTGCAATGGCGGTTACCCCACCATTTACTGACCGTACCAAGGTTGTCCTCTCATCATTTACTGCTCGTGTTACTGATatattataattcaaatatcaCAACGGGTGTATTAATTTGTGCACAAGCTCGCTTCTTGTTATAAACCTAAATGGGTTTcagctataactgtattttttgaacatttcaattaaattaaaaatgaaacgtTTCCAccagtaaaaaaatgaaacgttTCCACCAGCACACTCTGttggtgaaataaaatatattcctttCGTCCAGACGAAGTCGGCTAGAATATTTAAGGGTTCCTCGTTCAGTTAAAGAAAACTTCTTATTTTGTGACATACTATTTAATGTAAAACACTCAAGGACCGGATGTCGACTAAACAACAAACATAAGATGTGGTTTCCTCTTTTTAgaacatttatacatataattgaACAATACAATCATAAACTATTCGGTCGACATTTCAACAAATCGCAAACATGTTtgctttaaattgtttgatttactGTGTCATCATCGGTTCGGTGAATTGTCATTTTAAACTCAGAAAAGATATCAAGAGTCTCCAAAGTATAACGGACCAGCTGACAGAAGTTGAaggtattttgaaaatacagtTTAATAGTACAAGGGACAATCtaacaaatatgataaataacGCTCTCAAAGAAGATTCGGACAGTAATGAAGACGATGAACTAAGCAGCGAAGGGCTAGAAAGAAGGCTTGCAAATCTTGAGAGAAGAATTGCATCGATTATTCAAAAGGTGATGGCTGGGAAAGAGAAAGAAGGTAAACTGAGACAAAGTACGGCAGCGGTGATTGATGAAATGGCTGACAAGGTGGTTTCAACCGATGCCTTCATTGTTAAGCTCAAAACAGACATTGAAGACCAACTAACCACGTTTGATAACCGTATCCAGAAAGCTAACAAGACAGCGCACGTTAAGATAAGCTCTATGGGTGGACTTAGGTACGGTGGAATCGGTACGCCCTGCTCCAGTGACAGTGGCGAGTGCGTCACGCCGGAAAGCGAGTGTCGCGCTGACAAGTGTCAGTGCCATCTCGGTCTAAGCTACAGCCATGGTGAAGGCACGTGTGTACCATCCTGTGACGAATACGGCAGCACATACCAGACGTCCCCGAATCGCATCATCCGCGGTTACAACGATCTTCACCTGAACGAAACATCGCTTGCACAGTGTTCAACGCGCTGTTCTACGGAGGAAGCATTCGTTTGTCGATCATTCGACTACTTTCCGGACTGGAGACAGTGTTACCTGTCCCGCCATGTGAATACGGACGTGGATGAGTCCGCTTGGGAATACAATGGAGCTGGTTACCACTTTCAGCGAGACTGTGTTTAGACAAACTTCGATTGACGGGCAGTGTGTGTTTTCTCAACTAGTCAATCAGCGAATGTATCAAGTGTAATGGACGAGATTTAATCTAAGTCTGAAGAGCATTCTACTTCAATACTTCCGATGTGTAAGCTTGAAGAAAACAGTGATTTGTACTaacagacaaaaacattttaaattattttatatagttCTTGTGTCAATTTTTTTAGACCATCGAATATcttaaatttctttttatatttctttgataataattatccCCAAATAATGCTTTGCGAAAAGGCAATTTGCGAGTAGGGTACAGTATATTGCAATTATACGTAGTAAATATGTTCAGAAAATGGTgtacatgttttaacaaatgATTGAAATTCAAAAATCATGCTTGACTATGATATTCTTACAGCAAAAAAGAATAATGAGAAAAGGCATTAGCTTAGCTAGTTTTATGCATCctgacaaaagaaaacaaaccatCTCATTGGTTGACGATATGAACACTGCCTGATTGTTCGAGACAATAAACCATGTTGGAAACAAGTAGTGTATATCagtatatgctttccggtggatTGTAAAGATTTCGTCAGTAACTTGAATAAAAACACACTATGTTTCACTGTCTTAAGCCAGCTCCACCGCGGAGCGCACAGAGCtgggaaacaatttcaaagacgtcatttccgaaatgacgttatgTCCGCATACAATTAGGCGTTTTTTTCCCGAAATCCACAATGATTTGTGTCCCTTATAAATCCTTTTCAGTCTAAagatagaaataaaaaatgtttgtttcaatgtaaaatcGCAATACTTCAACCAGAAGTAACTGAAAtgtagcttttggtgctcactcggtgaaatatattgcgatcgtacattgaaaaaaacaattacaactCTTGGTGTTGCAGCCGATTCGAGTGCAACTTCCGGAGAGGGTACATCTCACTTCGTCCTTACGATCCAGCACGTCCGTGACCTTTAGATGATCTACGAATGTTGCCAATTGTAAAGAGTATTGAATAcaagacaaatattttgattaaatctgatgaatataattatatggtgACAACTGTATTTGTACGTGCAGAAGGTTATAAGGTTGTTCGAGATGCTAAATCTTGATTCAGCATGACCCATATTGCCACGGTATTTCATTCATTAAGTTGGGTGGAGGTTTCTGAATTGTTAACAACGCCTTTCTTACTAACCTTGGGACCCCACACGGTCTACATCATGACTTTCTAAACGTCAAATGTTCTACGACTTCTTAAACGCATAAAATCTACGGATGCGTTTCGTGTAAGACACTAGGTTATGACTATACATTCATTCAACCTAGTTTTGGGTATAGGTCGCAGATAAGTCAAGGATGGTGAATGGTTttggatataattatatactttataacaAAATCTTCAACACCATTTTCATTCTTTGCCAAATAAACCTGAAAAGTTCAAGTAACAAAACactattgcaaaaaaatgtgtCGAAAATAGTATTCATCTTTTAGATAAACTAGTTAGTGCTGAAACTGTCAACTACGATTTGTGGCTGGATAAgacttaattaattttaaggATATGTTCTTGAAGGAAACCCCGAGGGAAGGCTGAAAATTGCAGTTTCCATGTGATTGAAACAGTGCACTGGCAGCAAAAAAGTTCAACACTTTCATTGTTAAAGTGAATCTTAACAATGACCTGCATATATGTTGACCAACGAACATGACCTGACCGCGATCTCATATTTACAAACTCAGTCCGTCAAATACGATcgtattgataaaaatacaacCCAACATGGACACTCTTCCAAAATTGCTTTAGCCTAGTTGATCCGTTAAAAACGTGGCCGCTAGAGGCGTGACTTCGTTACATTGATTTATATAGTCTGAAACTAGTTCTAATTCACAGGTAAGTTTATGGCATTATTTCCTACACAAGTGTGGCTATATTTATTCCAATACAAGTAGAACTGTGGTTGACAAAGCAAACCGAAAGGGACAGACTTTTAAATAGTTTCTACCCCAAAATCTAAGAACAAATGTTTACGAAATTCCACAGATATCTTCTTTTGGTGACCCAAATTCCTTTAAGCCATGATCGTTCGTTAATATGATCGGATGTGGCTATGACGGAGATTTTGAAAATGCTCTCTGAAACTCCCGGCCAAGTTTTGACATTAACTACACGATTTTGAAAAGTGAACCTTCTATGCAGTTTTGCATTTCTTCCCTCGCATAACCTTTCGAGCTAACCTTTTTAGAAGCATACATGCTCAAGCTTTTGGACATTTGGTACAGTTTTGCTAACGAATATAAATATTGTCCTTGTATGATCTTGAAAAATTCCTATGACCTGCTTCCTTAAGCTATGTCGACTGGTAAAAAGCATCATACCAGGGCTTATACGTTacattatatttagtttatttcgGAAGGATTACGGATTTGTAATATGTCCCAACTATTTGAAATGTACATAACTTCTGTAATTAATATATGccttaacatttcaaacatttttgcttAGAACTAAGCATTCGGTATGATTGCTTATGGTTCTCtactattttttaattgttaaaatcatAGCTTCTCTTGTAATTAACGagcttttattttaacaatacagtACAAAAGAGTATTGTCAAAAGCTACAAGGCAATCTATATACTTTGTGTCAGAAGCAACTAGGCAAGTCATGTACTTTGTGTGTCAGAAGCAACTAGGCAAGTCGTATACTTTGAGTGTCAGAAGCAACTAGGCAAGTCATATACTTTGAGTGTCAGAAGCGACTGGGCAAGTCATAGACTGTGTGTCAGAAGCAACTGGTAAGTCATATACTTTGTGTGTCAGAAGCAACTAGGCAAGTCATGTACTTTGTGTGTACATTTAACCTTCTCAAAAATGTGATATGGTCCCATGTTACAATGGCAACAAGCCTATTGTCAAACATTGTTGCGCAATGAAGTTCATGGAAGCAATCGAGAGCCATGGAGAATTTGAAGGAAGTGCTTATGCTAGGCATTTTACGAAATTAGAATCTTTGCCCATATTTAAACTTGATCGGACACTCGACCACTACTTAACTCCAGCTAAACACATGGTCATTACAGTGTCACcaagtgtattttttcttcCAACATACTGATAAATCTAACGCATAGCAGcatcgctctggtgtacgaAAATGTTGTTGACATAAATAACACGAAAACACACTCATGAAGATTGTGTAGAAGGTCgtcaatcatttttatttgtttcgaGATTTGTTtagtctaacatgaccgacaaTCACACCTGACCCATAGTTTATACACAATGGGCAATTTACCATTTTTCTCCTCAATTTTCACAATTGACTGGTTATTCACTTTCTTACATATAAAATGTTCACAGCATATAGAAAGCTCATAATAATTCAGAATTTTCTgtctaaatataagtaaacaaCAGATCAAGTATTCATCTTACAGTTTATTTTATCACAGACATATGTACATTATGTAAACGAAATCATAGCAAGACACTGTTCACATTAATaatgatgaatatattattgatatacatgtattacgaATTTACGACATTGATTGTTGGAAGAAATCAAATATTAGCACTTGTTGAGACATTACAGTTATACCTACCGTAAATGTTTATTCAGCGAGACATATACAATTCTATGGAACATGAAATTTGCCTACTACGTTAATGTAATCTACAAGACGGAGAGTGGTAATATTACAGTAATTAACAATCACTGTGGCAGGGCCGTCTTTCTTAAGATTTTTGGCCGAAGTGTAGTTCAGAATCATCTCTTAATCCAATGGAAATGGATAATTTGTAACAAGTAGCAAACACCAGTTTCCTATAATGTGCAGgaaaatttcttcaaaaatttatatatataattataaatatcagCACCcaagatacatgtacagtatgtTTTATAAGCAGGAAAACAAATTGCTATAAACACAAGTGACATGCATCTCGTAACCAGGAATACATTTTACACACAAGGGAATCTGTCAAGATGGCCTGGCAGATATTTTCCAGTTCATAAATTTGACAATGCAACCATTGGCTATAACTATTTTAGACAATATAGTCCTAGTTTTGTTAAACTGACCAATTAACAAGCTGATCTTGAtgattttgttcatattttagtGATTAGGCTGACGGAAGAATTGCTGTTTACGAAGGTAAGTAACCACTGTGCAGAAGTTCAATGGATTCACAGTCTAGTTCCCTCCGAGAACTAcctatatcatataaatatatatatatagtcatccCAAACCCGTCCAGGAAGCCAAATTCACACACAAGTCACATAAGCACAGTGGATTCACCGTATCCTTTCCCTCAATGGTCGATAATCTGAGGGTTGAGTTTCAGGATCCATTCCACCGTCTCTTGGAGCAGGACCATGTTGTAATGGCTGAAATGGGGGGAAAACAGtactatgaaaacaaaaaatacaccAAGAAATGATCCAAGTTGCAAAACACATGGCCGTATCATCATAAATCAGACGTCATACCAACAGATTATTGTCAAAAACAGGCAATTCTTTACACAACCTCcctttattgatcttaatcttattgcctaattgtctcaaatctgagtatcctgctgtgcagtttcaGGGAGTTCATTATAAAGACGGACCCTAAAACTGGCCTTGAGCCaagaaacaaatacacaggaaattggcccttactgtgacaccagtgcaattagcacgagacgcacagcaggggattatcatgccgaacattccttaaactaggcctttaaatgaTTTAACCTGATGAAATTTCAACACTCAAACAAACACTTATAATCAAAATCACAGAAAACGGATGCCAATGATTGCCTTCTATTCCCTCTTCAACCAATATGAGATAAAACTCATCAAAAACtttagccagagttatggtccttgccACAAATGTTCATATTGCCACTTGTGTAGTTTGGGTAGCTCTTACCATGTATGAAAAAAACTCTGCAAAATAGACAAGCTAAAAAGCCAATGCTGCCTGAAAAACCCTTACCTGGCTATGCCCCTGAATGTGCGCAGCTGTTTGCCCATGTCATCCAGGGTGGCGATGTTCTTGAACTCCCCCGCACACGTACAATAGGTCCGCATGTTTGTATCCTTCACCTGAAATACATGAGACATATATTAACTTCACCATAACATTGATCTACTGCGCATACAATATTTGTCCCAGAAGATAGAAGTTTTGAATTTTCATTGCTttgaaaaaacacatacatagaTGAAAGCAGTACTTTGTAATGGACATATTCCTTTACAAATTCTCACAATCACAGAAGAAAAACATGTACAACACAGATAAAAGTAACTTAAGCattcaaaatcattattgaAGTATTagtttattgtaaaaattgttatttctCATACTCAATATTATCGTTTTTTTGCAGCTATTCAACAGGTAAAAAATGAAAGCCAATGTTTTAGCAATTGGCCAACCAATATGACGCGAATGGGAGTCTAGTTCCACCTTGTCACATGTCAGAGGTTGTTTGAACGAGGTAGTCAAAGTAATCCATTCAATTATACAACCATGTGCTATTATATATAGACGAGATATATTACGTTTATTGGTCAAATGAATGGCTGAATGACAACCAGTGTGGTGTGGATTACGtgcagtgatttttatttaaattttcaaaaccaccTGTGGCTTTACAATTGGGAAAATAAGCACGTTAATtcccaaaattgggaaaatacaatgaacattaaaatggtcATTGAAAATAACCAGTAACAAAGAAAcctattaaaactgtttcaactcTCTTTAATGACAGTTACTatcatcaaaacatgtaaaacatgatttttgtgcCAATCCCTATCAATGTTGGgaaattcttcataaataataacaaaggatttaatttatataatactataatgaATAACATTGGTATTTTCATCGTAATATGCACTGACTCTGTTAACACCTTACATTGTTAAATCCCTTGTTTTAACTGACTTTGAAATGAtcaattttttaattaacaatttcttaaaaatttcAGAGAATTTAATGGGCTTTTCCTCCTcttaaattggatacaaaaCCTGCTGTCTATTAAAAATGATGACTGTTTCACACtcatagagagaatggaatgaatatatcaatattttttccaatttccAAATAGTCAGACTTGTTTGCAATTGatcaaaaaacaaatgaatgaatttgtaaaatttcatcaacatgtttccttaggcattcatcaaaaagtaaatacaccatCATTATAATAGATAAATACTTTGTCATTTCACCcagttgtctactttcagtttcacttctcagttctgtcattttccgatattggcaatgaaggtcaatgtcatgtatgtaaacatgtagGTGAGGCatgacaaagaacagcattgtctattagttattcTAATCCCCTCCTGCACCAAATAATTTACTGTcagttttgaattattaatccttttgttaacaatgacacatgtttttaaCTCTTAATTTGTTAACAtgctctctgattggataaaaaatatagttaaaccaatgaaaatccaccTTTCACCATGACCCAGATATTACATCATTGTATGCCTCTGTGAATAGACCCTTGCATTTAGAggtaataaatgttttgtttatattttcatcgtcttgtattcttattttcttttgaagttTTAGAACTCCAGATTGggaatttttattcaaaagtgGGAAAAAAGGATACTTTATGCCATTGGGAACATGACCGAATACCGGCTATAAATATTGCTGAAAAAAACCCCTGacaattcataattttattttttattcatttctgaggGGAATTGAATACCTTTTTTGGGAAAATATGACTATTTTTGGGGAAAATTGGACGATTTTCAGCGAGGGGAAACAGCCGTTATTCGGCAGTaaatttcacgaaaaaaaaatcactgatgtGAGACCAATACCTGATTACACTTGGCACACTCGAGATCTTGTAGGACGTAGGCCATGGACTTCCTGTGAACGGAGTCAATCAGTGACTGCTCTATCTCTTCAAGGTCGTACTCTTCTTTACACT
Proteins encoded in this window:
- the LOC128233711 gene encoding uncharacterized protein LOC128233711, which encodes MFALNCLIYCVIIGSVNCHFKLRKDIKSLQSITDQLTEVEGILKIQFNSTRDNLTNMINNALKEDSDSNEDDELSSEGLERRLANLERRIASIIQKVMAGKEKEGKLRQSTAAVIDEMADKVVSTDAFIVKLKTDIEDQLTTFDNRIQKANKTAHVKISSMGGLRYGGIGTPCSSDSGECVTPESECRADKCQCHLGLSYSHGEGTCVPSCDEYGSTYQTSPNRIIRGYNDLHLNETSLAQCSTRCSTEEAFVCRSFDYFPDWRQCYLSRHVNTDVDESAWEYNGAGYHFQRDCV